A region from the Microbispora sp. ZYX-F-249 genome encodes:
- a CDS encoding TIGR03960 family B12-binding radical SAM protein, which translates to MSVESLFPRLEPLLPKVQKPIQYVGGELNSTVKDWDEATVRWALMYPDAYEVGLPNQGVQILYEILNELPETLAERTYAVWPDLEALMRSEGVPQFTVDGHRPVRAFDVLGVSFATELGYTNLLTALDLAGIPLEAVDRTDEDPIVLAGGHAAFNPEPIADFLDAAVLGDGEQIAIAISEVLREWKAEGSPGGRDELLLRLASTGGVYVPKFYDVEYHPDGRIKRVVPNRDGVPTRVFKHTVMDLDEWPYPKKPLVPLAETVHERFSVEIFRGCTRGCRFCQAGMITRPVRERSITTIGDMVEAGIKESGFSEVGLLSLSSADHSEIADVTRGLADRYEGSQVGLSLPSTRVDAFNIDLANELSRNGRRSGLTFAPEGGSERMRKVINKMVTEEDLIRTVTTAYSNGWRQVKLYFMCGLPTEEDEDVLGIADLAKKVIKAGRDATGSRDIRCTVSIGGFVPKPHTPFQWAAQCDHETVDRRLRALRDALRSDKEYGRAIGYRYHDGKPSIVEGLLSRGDRRVGRVIRAVWEDGGRFDGWSEHFSFERWMAAADRALADEPVDVDWYTTRERDEHEVLPWDHLDAGLDREWLWQDWQDAVNNVEVEDCRWTPCYDCGVCPTMGTEIQIGPTGKKLLPLTVI; encoded by the coding sequence ATGTCTGTCGAGTCGTTGTTTCCCCGCCTGGAGCCGCTGCTGCCGAAGGTGCAGAAGCCGATCCAGTACGTCGGGGGCGAGCTTAACTCGACGGTCAAGGACTGGGACGAGGCGACCGTCCGGTGGGCCTTGATGTACCCGGACGCCTACGAGGTCGGCCTGCCCAACCAGGGGGTGCAGATCCTCTACGAGATCCTCAACGAGCTGCCCGAGACGCTGGCGGAGCGCACCTACGCGGTGTGGCCCGACCTCGAGGCGCTCATGCGGTCCGAGGGCGTCCCGCAGTTCACCGTGGACGGCCACCGGCCGGTTCGCGCGTTCGACGTCCTCGGGGTGTCGTTCGCCACCGAGCTCGGCTACACGAACCTCCTCACCGCGCTCGACCTCGCGGGGATCCCGCTGGAGGCGGTGGACCGCACCGACGAGGACCCGATCGTGCTGGCGGGCGGCCACGCCGCATTCAACCCGGAGCCCATCGCCGACTTCCTCGACGCCGCCGTGCTCGGCGACGGCGAGCAGATCGCCATCGCGATCTCCGAGGTGCTGCGCGAATGGAAGGCCGAGGGGTCGCCCGGCGGCCGCGACGAGCTGCTGCTGCGCCTCGCCTCCACGGGCGGGGTGTACGTCCCGAAGTTCTATGACGTCGAGTACCACCCGGACGGCCGCATCAAGCGCGTCGTCCCCAACCGCGACGGCGTGCCGACGCGCGTTTTCAAGCACACGGTCATGGACCTCGACGAGTGGCCGTACCCGAAGAAGCCGCTGGTCCCGCTCGCCGAGACCGTGCACGAGCGGTTCAGCGTCGAGATCTTCCGGGGGTGCACCCGGGGCTGCCGCTTCTGCCAGGCGGGGATGATCACCCGTCCGGTCCGGGAGCGGTCGATCACCACGATCGGCGACATGGTCGAGGCCGGGATCAAGGAGTCGGGCTTCAGCGAGGTCGGGCTGCTGTCGCTGTCCAGCGCCGACCACTCCGAGATCGCCGACGTCACCAGGGGTCTCGCCGACCGCTACGAGGGCAGCCAGGTCGGCCTGTCCCTGCCGTCCACGCGGGTCGACGCGTTCAACATCGACCTGGCGAACGAGCTGTCCCGCAACGGCCGCCGTTCCGGGCTCACGTTCGCGCCGGAGGGCGGGTCCGAGCGGATGCGCAAGGTGATCAACAAGATGGTCACCGAGGAGGACCTGATCCGCACCGTCACCACCGCCTACTCCAACGGATGGCGGCAGGTGAAGCTCTACTTCATGTGCGGGCTCCCGACGGAGGAGGACGAGGACGTCCTCGGCATCGCCGACCTGGCCAAGAAGGTCATCAAGGCGGGCCGTGACGCGACCGGTTCGCGGGACATCCGCTGCACGGTCTCCATCGGCGGGTTCGTGCCCAAGCCGCACACGCCGTTCCAGTGGGCCGCCCAGTGCGACCACGAGACGGTGGACCGCCGGCTGCGCGCGCTGCGCGACGCCCTGCGCTCCGACAAGGAGTACGGCAGGGCCATCGGCTACCGCTACCACGACGGCAAGCCCTCGATCGTGGAGGGGCTGCTGTCGCGGGGCGACCGCCGGGTGGGCCGGGTCATCCGCGCCGTCTGGGAGGACGGCGGCCGGTTCGACGGCTGGAGCGAGCACTTCTCGTTCGAGCGGTGGATGGCGGCGGCGGACCGTGCCCTCGCCGACGAGCCGGTCGACGTGGACTGGTACACGACGCGCGAGCGGGACGAGCACGAGGTGCTTCCCTGGGACCACCTCGACGCCGGCCTCGACCGCGAGTGGCTGTGGCAGGACTGGCAGGACGCGGTCAACAACGTCGAGGTCGAGGACTGCCGCTGGACGCCCTGCTACGACTGCGGCGTCTGCCCCACGATGGGGACGGAGATCCAGATCGGCCCCACCGGCAAGAAACTGCTGCCACTCACCGTGATCTAG
- a CDS encoding phosphotransferase family protein, with protein MSVSTVAGTPPALAEACRRAGLSADGARLLRSFANVVYHLPGEGVVVRLAEAGTPGKYDRLATSLKVTRWLHEQGFPVTLPLDVRQPLAVEGCLATFWHYEDGADDGDPVPLGLLLRWLHSLPPVPFALPTYDPFGRVRRAVRASLVLDGVEREWLLDRCAALEEAYYERVEFALPYGLVHGDAHRGNLIRTADRILLCDWDSASAGPREVDLVPTMQGARFGLSDAQRDGFAREYGCDVRDWPGYPVLRDIRELQTLTAVLRIGHRDDRAHGELRHRLASLRAGDDRIWHPF; from the coding sequence ATGAGCGTCTCCACCGTCGCCGGCACCCCGCCCGCGCTCGCGGAGGCGTGCCGCCGGGCCGGGCTCAGCGCCGACGGCGCACGGTTGCTGCGCAGTTTCGCCAACGTGGTCTACCACCTGCCGGGCGAGGGGGTCGTCGTCCGCCTGGCGGAGGCCGGCACTCCCGGCAAGTACGACAGGCTGGCCACCTCGCTCAAGGTCACGCGCTGGCTGCACGAGCAGGGCTTCCCCGTCACGCTGCCGCTCGACGTGCGCCAGCCGCTGGCCGTCGAGGGCTGCCTGGCGACCTTCTGGCACTACGAGGACGGCGCGGACGACGGCGACCCGGTCCCGCTCGGCCTGCTGCTGCGGTGGCTGCACTCCCTGCCGCCGGTCCCGTTCGCGCTGCCGACCTACGATCCCTTCGGCCGCGTACGGCGGGCCGTACGGGCGAGCCTCGTGCTGGACGGCGTGGAGCGGGAGTGGCTGCTGGACCGGTGCGCGGCGCTGGAGGAGGCGTACTACGAGCGGGTCGAGTTCGCCCTGCCGTACGGGCTGGTCCACGGCGACGCGCACCGGGGCAACCTGATCCGCACCGCGGACCGGATCCTGCTGTGCGACTGGGACTCGGCCAGCGCCGGGCCGCGCGAGGTCGACCTGGTGCCCACCATGCAGGGTGCCCGGTTCGGCCTGTCCGACGCCCAGCGGGACGGCTTCGCCCGCGAGTACGGATGCGACGTCAGGGACTGGCCGGGCTATCCGGTGCTGCGCGACATCCGGGAGCTCCAGACGCTGACGGCCGTGCTGCGCATCGGGCACCGCGACGACCGCGCGCACGGGGAGCTGCGCCACCGCCTGGCCTCGCTGCGCGCGGGCGACGACAGGATCTGGCACCCCTTCTGA
- the rodA gene encoding rod shape-determining protein RodA has translation MTEAIGIRRRSFASRVVGRGSVVWRMDWLLFGAVVALSAVGTLLVWSATRTWSSIEPTGMAKKHVLNLLIGLALYSAIAVTDYRWLRTYAPVLYGIAVIGLILVISPMGSTINGHHSWILLGGGFALQPAELMKPALVVILARLLAPTSEKGKKTKDRPRAAGLALSLAAAGAAAALVMLQPDLGTTMVLMATTGAIIVFSGIRKRWVVAGVLLTGLAAVAVWSLGLLKPYQVARFTALIDPSSDPRGVGYNSTQALVAIGSGEVFGKGLFHGGQTTGRFVPEQHTDFIFTVAGEELGFVGSVTVVALLGVVLLRGARIARMCGDRFSALVSGGIVAWLAFQTLVNVGMTIGIMPITGVPLPFVSYGGTATFANMTAIAILQAIHLRSRPV, from the coding sequence ATGACTGAGGCCATCGGAATACGGCGGAGGTCGTTCGCGAGCCGGGTCGTCGGGCGGGGATCGGTCGTCTGGCGGATGGACTGGCTGCTGTTCGGGGCGGTGGTCGCGCTCAGCGCGGTCGGCACGCTGCTGGTGTGGTCGGCCACCCGCACCTGGTCGTCGATCGAGCCGACGGGCATGGCCAAGAAGCACGTGCTCAACCTGCTCATCGGTCTGGCGCTCTACAGCGCGATCGCGGTGACCGACTACCGCTGGCTGCGCACGTACGCGCCGGTCCTGTACGGCATCGCCGTCATCGGGCTGATCCTGGTCATCAGCCCGATGGGATCGACGATCAACGGCCACCACTCGTGGATCCTGCTGGGCGGGGGCTTCGCCCTGCAGCCGGCCGAGCTGATGAAGCCGGCGCTGGTGGTGATACTGGCGCGGCTGCTGGCCCCGACGTCGGAGAAAGGCAAGAAGACCAAGGACCGGCCGAGGGCCGCCGGTCTCGCGCTGTCCCTCGCGGCGGCGGGCGCCGCGGCGGCGCTGGTCATGCTGCAGCCCGACCTCGGCACCACCATGGTGCTGATGGCGACGACCGGCGCGATCATCGTCTTCTCCGGGATACGCAAGCGCTGGGTCGTGGCCGGGGTGCTGCTCACGGGCCTCGCGGCGGTGGCGGTGTGGTCGCTGGGGCTGCTCAAGCCGTACCAGGTGGCCCGGTTCACCGCGCTCATCGACCCGTCCAGCGACCCGCGCGGCGTGGGCTACAACAGCACGCAGGCGCTGGTGGCGATCGGGTCGGGCGAGGTGTTCGGCAAGGGCCTGTTCCACGGCGGCCAGACCACGGGCCGGTTCGTGCCCGAGCAGCACACCGACTTCATCTTCACCGTCGCGGGCGAGGAGCTCGGCTTCGTCGGGTCGGTCACCGTGGTCGCCCTGCTCGGCGTGGTGCTGCTGCGCGGCGCGCGGATCGCCCGGATGTGCGGCGACCGGTTCAGCGCGCTCGTCTCGGGCGGCATCGTCGCGTGGCTGGCCTTCCAGACGCTCGTCAACGTCGGCATGACGATCGGCATCATGCCGATCACCGGCGTGCCGCTGCCGTTCGTCTCCTACGGCGGCACCGCGACGTTCGCGAACATGACGGCGATCGCCATCCTGCAGGCGATCCATCTGAGATCGCGACCGGTCTGA
- the mrdA gene encoding penicillin-binding protein 2, with protein MTRLRGRLLVLQVLVIAMIVVLVVRLWQVQVVQGSRFVTVATETRTREVRVPALRGAILDSAGRPLVRNRTTLVVSVDRGRLERMPDGGDGVLRRLSAVLKVPLSKLKQEIRACGPGVSRPCWPGSPYTPIPVANNVNPRAALQILERQEDFPGVTADIQAIRDYPNGKDAAQLLGYLQPVTQSELEKREGLKANYSGVDLTGRDGLERTYDSALRGAPGLRNVQVDRMGKVITVNQQSDPVPGDILVTSIDANVQRVVEKSLDQAMQEVPNSDGAAGVVLDVKTGRVIAMASRPTYDPKVWTGGIAEKDYRRLLSDKSGKPLVSRAIAGEYAPGSTFKISSASAMVADGQPLHGTYQCPGAYTVEGRSYPNAGGMSLGAISLHEALVKSCDTVFYRAGYEEWLRDGGKTPKSKVKEPMPNMAKAYGFGRRTGIDLPGESAGRIPTRGWKRDLWNSTKDEMCRRAKTGYPEMKDQSRASFAKRLAHENCVEGAIFHAYEAVNLSIGQGDVLVTPLQLARAYAALLGDGNVRSPRIGWALMRPDGTLKQEIPVPVEGHLPVNDETREYIRKALSEVPSDGTAAGAFRGFPFNIVKIGGKTGTAEVYGKEDTSWFASFAPADNPRLVTVVMVAQGGFGASTAAPAVRRIWEGIFGLSKGDNGKPVKPALPDGKPVTRLPAISRDNTQ; from the coding sequence ATGACACGTTTGCGGGGGCGCCTGCTCGTCCTGCAGGTGCTGGTCATCGCCATGATCGTGGTGCTCGTCGTCCGGCTGTGGCAGGTCCAGGTGGTGCAGGGGTCGCGGTTCGTCACGGTCGCGACGGAGACGCGCACCCGCGAGGTGCGGGTCCCCGCCCTGCGGGGGGCGATCCTCGACTCCGCCGGCCGCCCGCTCGTGCGTAACCGCACGACGCTGGTGGTATCCGTGGACCGCGGCCGGCTGGAGCGGATGCCGGACGGCGGCGATGGCGTGCTCCGTCGCCTGTCCGCCGTGCTGAAGGTGCCGCTGTCGAAGCTGAAGCAGGAGATCCGGGCATGCGGGCCCGGCGTCAGCCGTCCGTGCTGGCCCGGCTCGCCGTACACGCCGATTCCGGTGGCCAACAACGTCAACCCGCGCGCGGCGCTGCAGATCCTGGAACGCCAGGAGGACTTCCCGGGTGTCACGGCCGACATCCAGGCGATCCGCGACTATCCGAACGGCAAGGACGCCGCCCAGCTCCTCGGCTACCTGCAGCCGGTCACGCAGAGCGAGCTGGAGAAGCGGGAGGGTCTCAAGGCCAACTACTCGGGTGTCGACCTCACCGGCCGCGACGGGCTGGAGCGGACCTACGACTCGGCCCTGCGCGGCGCGCCCGGCCTGCGCAACGTCCAGGTCGACCGGATGGGCAAGGTCATCACGGTCAACCAGCAGTCCGACCCGGTCCCCGGCGACATCCTGGTGACCAGCATCGACGCCAACGTGCAGCGTGTCGTCGAGAAGTCGCTCGACCAGGCCATGCAGGAGGTGCCGAACTCCGACGGCGCCGCCGGTGTGGTGCTCGACGTGAAGACCGGCCGCGTGATCGCGATGGCCAGCCGGCCGACGTACGACCCCAAGGTCTGGACGGGCGGCATCGCGGAGAAGGACTACCGGCGGCTGTTGTCGGACAAGTCGGGCAAGCCGCTGGTGTCGCGGGCGATCGCCGGCGAGTACGCCCCGGGCTCGACTTTCAAGATCAGCTCGGCATCGGCGATGGTCGCGGACGGTCAGCCGCTGCACGGCACCTACCAGTGCCCGGGCGCCTACACCGTCGAGGGCCGGTCGTACCCGAACGCGGGTGGCATGAGTCTCGGCGCGATCTCGCTGCACGAGGCGCTGGTCAAGTCGTGCGACACCGTGTTCTACCGGGCCGGGTACGAAGAGTGGCTGCGCGACGGCGGCAAGACGCCCAAGTCCAAGGTCAAGGAGCCGATGCCGAACATGGCCAAGGCCTACGGCTTCGGCCGCCGTACGGGCATCGACCTGCCGGGCGAGTCCGCGGGGCGCATCCCCACCCGAGGGTGGAAGCGCGACCTGTGGAACTCCACCAAGGACGAGATGTGCAGGCGGGCCAAGACCGGCTATCCGGAGATGAAGGACCAGAGCCGGGCCTCGTTCGCCAAGCGGCTGGCCCACGAGAACTGCGTGGAGGGCGCGATCTTCCACGCGTACGAGGCGGTCAACCTTTCGATCGGCCAGGGCGACGTGCTCGTCACCCCCCTCCAGCTCGCCCGGGCGTACGCCGCGCTGCTCGGCGACGGCAACGTGCGCAGCCCGCGGATCGGCTGGGCGCTGATGCGTCCGGACGGCACGCTGAAGCAGGAGATCCCGGTCCCGGTCGAGGGACACCTGCCGGTCAACGACGAGACGCGCGAGTACATCCGCAAGGCGCTCAGCGAGGTGCCCTCGGACGGCACGGCGGCGGGCGCGTTCCGCGGCTTCCCGTTCAACATCGTCAAGATCGGCGGCAAGACCGGTACGGCCGAGGTCTACGGCAAGGAGGACACGTCGTGGTTCGCGTCCTTCGCGCCCGCGGACAATCCGCGGCTCGTCACCGTGGTCATGGTCGCGCAGGGCGGCTTCGGCGCCTCGACCGCCGCGCCCGCCGTGCGGCGCATCTGGGAGGGCATCTTCGGCCTGAGCAAGGGGGACAACGGCAAGCCGGTCAAGCCGGCGCTTCCGGACGGCAAACCGGTGACGCGGCTGCCGGCCATCAGCCGCGACAACACGCAGTGA
- the mreD gene encoding rod shape-determining protein MreD, giving the protein MARNLIAALLLFVALVLQVSVVNRLLFSWAPDLVLLTVAALATRRGPVPGAVIGFCGGLAYDLLPPSNHTLGQYALVLCFLGYAAGRVGERLPLPAVAACAVIAPGMVAGLGALLGAPGITWPVLATAWPRAAICNLVAAPLVLRAVKVMHGGHRRRAGGGELVPSWRRGTA; this is encoded by the coding sequence ATGGCCCGCAACCTCATCGCCGCGCTGTTGCTCTTCGTCGCTTTGGTGCTGCAGGTCAGCGTGGTGAACCGGCTGCTGTTCTCGTGGGCGCCGGACCTGGTGCTCCTGACGGTCGCCGCACTCGCCACCAGGCGCGGGCCCGTGCCCGGTGCGGTGATCGGCTTCTGCGGAGGGCTCGCCTACGACCTGCTGCCACCCTCCAACCACACCCTGGGCCAGTACGCGCTGGTCCTGTGCTTCCTGGGCTACGCGGCCGGCCGTGTGGGAGAGCGCCTGCCGCTGCCCGCGGTGGCGGCGTGCGCCGTGATCGCGCCCGGCATGGTGGCCGGTCTGGGCGCGCTGCTCGGCGCCCCGGGGATCACGTGGCCGGTGCTGGCCACGGCCTGGCCCCGGGCCGCGATCTGCAATCTCGTGGCCGCTCCACTGGTGCTCCGGGCGGTCAAGGTCATGCACGGCGGCCACCGGAGGCGCGCGGGCGGTGGCGAGCTCGTGCCGAGCTGGAGACGGGGGACGGCATGA
- the mreC gene encoding rod shape-determining protein MreC, with amino-acid sequence MRDTRRARLILGLLLAVALILITVDHRAGNDHVLGPVRGFVGTVFGKAERVGAAVTRPITGFVGMLRDAPSARRVITDLRKENARLRDEVSAQRLDRARAEKLDRMLGLAGLGRYRVVGAQVVARRTVAGFEDTVEIDAGTGDGIRPDMTVLSDVGLVGRIVHAGPVSSTVALLTDPALSAGARLEGGNELGVVSGLGEAGGGGNLVRFRLLDSTVPIGVGRRIVSFGSQQSRPYVPGVPIGVVERVDNTPGEVTRTAYARPFTDFSSLDVVGVVVAAPKRDPRDAVLPPKPQPPKPAREDRQRRGDDGRGQGRASLEAEWGLGDRGRGTGEARPGAAQDRRARHGTQAVDGEVREPAVQEPRAGRETGPAATAPRHVPREHDGAVADDGRGGRN; translated from the coding sequence ATGAGAGACACCCGCCGCGCCCGTCTGATTCTCGGACTCCTCCTCGCCGTGGCGCTGATCCTCATCACCGTGGATCACCGGGCCGGGAACGACCACGTCCTCGGCCCGGTGCGCGGCTTCGTGGGCACCGTGTTCGGGAAGGCCGAACGCGTCGGCGCCGCCGTGACCCGCCCGATCACCGGGTTCGTCGGCATGCTGCGCGACGCGCCCTCGGCCAGGCGCGTCATCACCGACCTCCGCAAGGAGAACGCGCGGCTGCGGGACGAGGTGTCGGCGCAGCGGCTCGACCGGGCGCGGGCCGAGAAGCTGGACCGCATGCTCGGGCTGGCGGGGCTCGGCCGCTACCGCGTCGTCGGGGCTCAGGTCGTCGCGCGGCGTACGGTGGCGGGTTTCGAGGACACGGTCGAGATCGACGCCGGCACCGGCGACGGGATCCGGCCCGACATGACGGTGCTGAGCGACGTGGGGCTGGTCGGCCGCATCGTGCATGCGGGCCCGGTCAGCTCGACCGTGGCCCTGCTGACCGACCCGGCCCTTTCGGCGGGGGCGCGCCTGGAAGGCGGCAACGAGCTCGGCGTCGTGAGCGGCCTCGGCGAGGCGGGCGGAGGCGGCAACCTCGTCAGGTTCCGCCTGCTCGACTCCACCGTGCCGATCGGGGTGGGCCGCCGGATCGTCTCGTTCGGTTCGCAGCAGAGCAGGCCGTACGTGCCGGGGGTGCCGATCGGCGTGGTCGAGCGGGTGGACAACACGCCGGGTGAGGTCACCAGGACGGCCTACGCGCGGCCCTTCACCGACTTCTCCTCACTGGACGTCGTCGGCGTGGTGGTCGCGGCGCCGAAGCGCGATCCGCGTGACGCGGTGCTGCCGCCGAAGCCGCAGCCGCCGAAGCCGGCGCGCGAGGACCGGCAGCGGCGCGGCGACGACGGCCGCGGGCAGGGGCGCGCGTCACTGGAGGCCGAGTGGGGGCTCGGCGACCGGGGCCGCGGCACGGGCGAGGCCCGGCCCGGGGCGGCACAGGACCGGCGCGCCCGGCACGGTACGCAGGCCGTGGACGGGGAGGTGCGGGAGCCGGCCGTACAGGAGCCGCGCGCGGGGCGGGAGACGGGCCCCGCCGCCACGGCGCCCCGGCACGTGCCCCGGGAGCACGACGGCGCCGTGGCGGACGACGGCCGCGGCGGGAGGAACTGA
- a CDS encoding rod shape-determining protein: MGSKLTFLGRDMAVDLGTANTLVYVRGRGIVLNEPSVVAINVTTGKIVAVGIEAKRMIGRTPGNIVAIRPLRDGVIADFDVTERMLRYFIQKIHKRRHFVRPRIIVAVPSGITAVEQRAVKEAGYQAGARRVYIIEEPMAAAIGAGLPVHEPTGNMVVDIGGGTTEVAIISMGGIVTSQSIRVGGDELDQAVIAFAKKEYSLMLGERTAEEVKIAVGSACVTGEDFHAEVRGRDLVSGLPKTVVISAEEIRRSIAEPVNAVVDAVKSTLDKCPPELSGDLMDRGIAVTGGGALLRGMVDRLREETGMPVHLAENALDSVALGSGRCVEDFEALQQVLVPEPRN, translated from the coding sequence ATGGGCAGCAAGCTGACATTCCTGGGCCGTGACATGGCTGTCGACCTTGGCACGGCGAACACTCTCGTCTACGTCCGAGGACGCGGCATCGTCCTGAACGAGCCGTCCGTCGTCGCCATCAACGTCACGACTGGAAAGATCGTGGCAGTTGGAATAGAAGCGAAGCGGATGATCGGGCGGACGCCCGGAAACATCGTCGCGATCCGTCCCCTGAGGGACGGTGTCATCGCGGATTTCGATGTGACCGAGCGGATGCTGCGGTACTTCATCCAGAAGATCCACAAACGCCGTCACTTCGTGCGTCCGCGCATCATCGTGGCCGTGCCGAGTGGCATCACCGCGGTTGAGCAACGCGCGGTGAAGGAAGCGGGCTATCAGGCAGGGGCCCGCCGCGTGTACATCATCGAGGAGCCGATGGCGGCCGCGATCGGCGCCGGCCTGCCGGTCCACGAGCCGACCGGGAACATGGTCGTCGACATCGGCGGCGGCACCACCGAGGTGGCCATCATCTCGATGGGTGGCATCGTGACCAGCCAGTCGATCCGCGTCGGGGGGGACGAACTCGACCAGGCGGTCATCGCCTTCGCGAAGAAGGAGTACTCCCTGATGCTCGGGGAGCGCACGGCGGAGGAGGTCAAGATCGCCGTGGGGTCCGCGTGCGTCACGGGGGAGGACTTCCACGCCGAGGTGCGCGGCCGCGACCTGGTCAGCGGCCTGCCGAAGACGGTCGTCATCAGCGCCGAGGAGATCCGCCGGTCGATCGCCGAGCCGGTCAACGCGGTCGTGGACGCGGTGAAGTCGACGCTGGACAAGTGCCCGCCGGAGCTCTCCGGCGACCTCATGGACCGGGGCATCGCCGTGACCGGGGGTGGCGCCCTGCTGCGCGGCATGGTCGACCGGTTGCGCGAGGAGACCGGCATGCCGGTCCATCTGGCCGAGAACGCGCTCGACTCGGTCGCGCTCGGCTCCGGGCGGTGCGTGGAGGACTTTGAAGCCCTCCAGCAGGTGCTCGTGCCGGAGCCCCGCAACTAA
- the ndk gene encoding nucleoside-diphosphate kinase gives MSERTLVLIKPDGVRRGLIGDVIGRIERKGLKIVAMDLRTLDAETAKAHYAEHSERPFFGELVEFITGGPLVAMVLEGPRAVEAFRALAGLTDPVKSAPGTIRGDHALEIGENVVHGSDSPESAAREIKIFFPDRF, from the coding sequence GTGTCCGAGCGCACGCTTGTCCTGATCAAGCCCGACGGGGTCCGTCGCGGTCTCATCGGGGACGTCATCGGCCGCATCGAGCGCAAGGGCCTCAAGATCGTGGCGATGGACCTGCGCACGCTCGACGCCGAGACGGCCAAGGCCCACTACGCCGAGCACTCCGAGCGCCCGTTCTTCGGCGAGCTGGTGGAGTTCATCACCGGCGGCCCGCTGGTCGCGATGGTGCTCGAGGGCCCCCGGGCCGTCGAGGCGTTCCGCGCCCTGGCCGGCCTGACCGACCCGGTGAAGTCCGCGCCCGGCACCATCCGCGGCGACCACGCCCTGGAGATCGGCGAGAACGTCGTCCACGGCTCCGATTCGCCGGAGTCCGCCGCCCGGGAAATCAAGATTTTCTTTCCGGACCGTTTCTAG
- a CDS encoding DUF4233 domain-containing protein, translating into MSSGVFEVTPGMRRLCASVLGMQAIVVALISPVAITINHVSAPLALTVGLGLAVLCVVVVGMLKRPSAYIAGTVLEVLTIATGFLVPVMFFLGVIFAALWITAIFVARRVEGTTKR; encoded by the coding sequence ATGAGCAGCGGCGTGTTCGAGGTCACCCCGGGCATGCGCCGGCTCTGCGCGAGCGTCCTCGGGATGCAGGCGATCGTCGTGGCGCTCATCAGCCCGGTCGCGATCACCATCAATCACGTCTCCGCACCGCTCGCGCTGACCGTCGGGCTCGGGCTCGCCGTCCTGTGCGTGGTGGTCGTCGGCATGCTGAAACGCCCATCCGCCTATATCGCGGGCACTGTGCTCGAAGTCCTGACGATCGCCACAGGATTCCTCGTCCCGGTCATGTTCTTCCTCGGGGTGATCTTCGCTGCCCTGTGGATAACTGCCATCTTCGTCGCTCGCCGTGTCGAAGGGACGACGAAGCGCTAA